The following DNA comes from Buttiauxella agrestis.
GCCGCCCAGGCGATATTCTGTTGTTCCCTCCGGGTGAAGTGCACCACTATGGCCGCGAACCTGCCAGCAAAGAGTGGTATCACCAGTGGGTTTACTTCCGCCCGCGCGCTTACTGGCAGGAGTGGCTGAACTGGGAGCCTATCTTTGCCCATACGGGGTTTTTCCGCCCGGATGACGCTCACCAGCAAAACTTTTCTCAGCTCTTTGGGCAGATTATTGAGGCCGGGCAGGCAGAAGGGCGTTACGCGGAATTATTGGCTATCAATCTGTTAGAACAATTATTACTGCGGCGCATGGAAGTATTAAGCGCCTCGCTCAATCCCCCGCTTGATAACCGCGTTCGTGACGCGTGCCAGTACATCAGCGACCATCTGGCTGATAACCAGTTTGATATCGCCAGTGTCGCGCAGCATGTCTGTTTATCGCCTTCTCGCCTGTCGCATTTGTTCCGCCAGCAGCTTGGCGTCAGCGTTTTAAGCTGGCGTGAAGACCAACGTATTCTCCAGGCCAAACTATTGCTGAGTACCACGCGTATGCCGATTGCCAGCGTCGGGCGCAATGTCGGGTTTGAAGACCAGCTCTATTTTTCGCGAGTTTTCAAGAAGTGCACGGGTGCCAGCCCGAGTGAGTTTCGTGCAGGGTGTGAATGATCACTATAATTTATACATACAAATGATGGCTTGACGGTTATCTCATCACTCAGGAGAATCGCCCACTCGTTTCTCGACGGACGCTTTATGGAAGCTTTGCTGGAACACTTTATAACTCAGTCAGTGGCGTATTCGCTTTTTGCGGTGATGCTGGTGGCCTTTCTGGAATCTCTGGCGCTGGTGGGGCTTATCCTGCCTGGCACGGTAATGATGGCGGGGCTGGGTGCGCTGATTGGCGGCGGGCAGGTCGGTTTTTATCACGCCTGGGCTGCGGGGATAGTCGGTTGCTTGTTGGGCGACTGGATTTCGTTCTGGCTTGGGGGACGCTTCAAAGGGCCATTGCACCGCTGGTCGTTTATGAAAAAAAACAAAGCGCTGCTGGATAAAACCGAGCACGCGCTGCATCAGCACAGCATGTTTACCATCCTGGTTGGCCGTTTTGTTGGCCCGACACGCCCGCTGGTACCGATGGTCGCAGGCATGTTGGATCTCCCTGTTTCTAAATTTATTGTCCCTAACATCATCGGCTGCATTTTCTGGCCGCCCATCTACTTCTTGCCCGGAATTCTGGCGGGAGCCGCCATTGATATTCCTGCGGATATGCAGAGCGGCAGCTTTAAATGGCTGTTACTGCTGGTCGCGCTGGGCCTTTGGCTGGCGGGCTGGTTGTGCTGGCGCTGGTGGCGTAGCGGTAAAGCAAGTGCCGACCGTTTAACGCAATATTTGCCTCGGGCGCGTTTGCATTGGCTAGCCCCCACCATGGCGGTGCTGGCGATAGGCAGTTTTGTGGTGATTCAAATGCACCCGTTAATGCCGATTTACCGCGAAATTTTGTGGAAAGTGCTTACTGGCCACCACTAATACCCAGCAGCGCCGATGCGCTGGCTTCCCCGCTCAATAAGGTTGCCGTGTCGCCATCCCAGGCGATACGGCCATCGACCACCACCAGACTTCTTTCGGCAATGCGTGCCGCATCTTCAACACTGTGTGACACCATCAACAGCGTCAGTTGCTGCTGGCGGCACAGGTCATCAAGCAATTGCAGCATCTCCTGGCGCAGCGCCGGATCGAGTGCTGAGAAAGGTTCATCGAGCAGCAAAATAGGTTGCTCGCGCACCAGACAGCGGGCGAGGGCGACACGCTGGCGCTGGCCGCCAGAAAGCTGTGAAGGCAAACGGTCGAGCAAATCACTAATCGCCATTTGACTGGCAATGGTCGCCAGACGCTGCTGCTGTTCAGGATTCAGCTTCAGGCCGGGATTTAT
Coding sequences within:
- the thiQ gene encoding thiamine ABC transporter ATP-binding protein ThiQ, with protein sequence MLTLTDVTWLYHHLPMRFSMQINAGERVAVLGPSGAGKSTLLSLIAGFLTPASGQIRLNNEDHSHSAPAQRPVSMLFQENNLFSHLTVRQNIGLGINPGLKLNPEQQQRLATIASQMAISDLLDRLPSQLSGGQRQRVALARCLVREQPILLLDEPFSALDPALRQEMLQLLDDLCRQQQLTLLMVSHSVEDAARIAERSLVVVDGRIAWDGDTATLLSGEASASALLGISGGQ
- the araC gene encoding arabinose operon transcriptional regulator AraC, translated to MPEMQNDPLLPGYSFNAHLVAGLTPIEAEGPLDFFIDRPLGMKGYILNLTVRGEGVINNQGKNYICRPGDILLFPPGEVHHYGREPASKEWYHQWVYFRPRAYWQEWLNWEPIFAHTGFFRPDDAHQQNFSQLFGQIIEAGQAEGRYAELLAINLLEQLLLRRMEVLSASLNPPLDNRVRDACQYISDHLADNQFDIASVAQHVCLSPSRLSHLFRQQLGVSVLSWREDQRILQAKLLLSTTRMPIASVGRNVGFEDQLYFSRVFKKCTGASPSEFRAGCE
- a CDS encoding DedA family protein; translated protein: MEALLEHFITQSVAYSLFAVMLVAFLESLALVGLILPGTVMMAGLGALIGGGQVGFYHAWAAGIVGCLLGDWISFWLGGRFKGPLHRWSFMKKNKALLDKTEHALHQHSMFTILVGRFVGPTRPLVPMVAGMLDLPVSKFIVPNIIGCIFWPPIYFLPGILAGAAIDIPADMQSGSFKWLLLLVALGLWLAGWLCWRWWRSGKASADRLTQYLPRARLHWLAPTMAVLAIGSFVVIQMHPLMPIYREILWKVLTGHH